A genomic segment from Acyrthosiphon pisum isolate AL4f chromosome A3, pea_aphid_22Mar2018_4r6ur, whole genome shotgun sequence encodes:
- the LOC107883295 gene encoding inhibitor of growth protein 5-like has product MRLPCKHIFHTRQLQNKPLYDLSLCDTRWTRDYYYKNQRVFKNVEIVPTDSDTTVTILHRKKKKVPSTHEKFRKASMIGAKIAELISQTSNVHFHRKIQQLEFIYNNWLKGHEISIQVLDVDSVNTVENDVMGVVENDNMDAVEDKTITLENDIMDAVESVDSENCNSQGIESIILPRKVRTCGRPKGAIMTTIGLPKRLKTGRALAKKTETKTKNGDRDIAVDSDEQTYCLCNQISYGEMICCDNDLCPVEWFHFSCVLLSTKPKGKWFCPKCRGNRPNKILKPKAPKVSQEK; this is encoded by the exons ATGAGATTGCCATGTAAACATATATTTCACACTAGACAACTTCAGAACAAACCATTATATGACCTAAGTTTATGTGATACAAGATGGACCAgagattattactataaaaatcaaagagtgtttaaaaatgttgagatTGTTCCCACTGATAGCGATACTACAGTTACAATATTGcacagaaagaaaaaaaaagtcccATCTACTCATGAAAAGTTCCGAAAAGCATCAATGATAGGAGCAAAGATCGCCGAACTCATTTCTCAAACATCAAATGTCCATTTCCATAGAAAAATACAACAGCttgagtttatttataataattggttgAAAGGGCATGAAATATCAATTCAAGTGTTAG ATGTAGATAGTGTAAATACTGTGGAGAACGATGTCATGGGTGTTGTGGAGAATGATAATATGGATGCTGTTGAAGACAAAACTATAACTTTAGAGAATGATATTATGGATGCTGTTGAAAGTGTAGATTCAGAAAATTGTAACAGTCAGG gtatTGAATCAATAATACTACCTCGTAAAGTCAGAACTTGTGGTCGGCCAAAAGGCGCAATTATGACAACAATCGGCCTTCCTAAACGGCTTAAAACTGGAAGAGCATTGGCtaaaaaaacagaaacaaaaactaaaaatggaGATAGGGATATAGCTGTCGATTCAGATGAACAAACCTATTGTCTTTGTAATCAGATTTCATACGGAGAGATGATATGTTGCGATAATGATTTATGTCCAGTAGAATGGTTTCATTTTTcttgtgtattattatcaacaaaacCAAAAGGTAAATGGTTTTGCCCCAAGTGTCGCGGAAATCgtcctaataaaatattgaagccTAAAGCGCCTAAAGTTTCTCAAGAAAAATGA
- the LOC103308890 gene encoding uncharacterized protein LOC103308890 produces the protein MKIDTILNPEKYGAGLKGIFRQALHEMPLITICTPFCIVGLGLITYHTYRYEKNDGNNKKYKLKYTLYRPDDPRVPHIKN, from the exons ATGAAAATTGATACAATTCTCAATCCCGAAAAATATGGAGCGGGTC tCAAGGGCATTTTTCGACAAGCTTTGCATGAAATGCCATTGATTACAATATGTACTCCATTCTGCATTGTCGGCTTAGGGCTGATTACGTATCATACTTATAGATACGAAAAAAATGatggaaacaataaaaaatataaattaaaatataccc TTTACCGACCAGATGATCCCAGAGTTCCACacatcaaaaattga
- the Mrps34 gene encoding 28S ribosomal protein S34, mitochondrial yields MSVKLIGRTTNLYGKTLWEILGNLRTTGVGRLVTRNSYDRYEEPSFFRVLSVEPTAQIEDKARKIIVHAEKIFRGKHYKEPVEIYSVSYKPDYRLIPKDEEQLWWDRLANCKPREKFVPGSIELPPLMKLVLERDNKDSNIKLQLKIRGGRDNVAKSDITKIASYGPSFFKNQQSS; encoded by the exons ATGTCTGTCAAATTAATTGGTAGAACTACAAATTTGTATGGCAAGACGCTCTGGGAAATTTTAGGCAATCTGAGAACCACGGGTGTTGGTCGTCTGGTAACCAGGAACTCATATGATCGATACGAAGAACCTAGCTTTTTCAGAGTCTTGTCTGTCGAACCCACTGCACAAATA GAAGATAAAGCAAGGAAAATAATAGTTCACGCTGAGAAAATATTCCGGGGTAAACACTACAAAGAGCCCGTTGAAATATACAGTGTATCGTACAAACCTGATTATCGATTAATACCCAAAGATGAAGAACAATTGTGGTGGGATCGATTAGCCAATTGCAAACCACGAGAAAAGTTTGTACCTGGCTCTATTGAGTTACCACCACTCATGAAA TTGGTATTAGAACGTGACAACAAAgattctaatattaaattgcaattaaaaataagagGTGGCCGAGATAATGTTGCTAAATCAGACATAACTAAAATTGCATCATACGGTCcgagttttttcaaaaatcaacaaagtagttaa